The following is a genomic window from Hymenobacter monticola.
GTGGGCCATGTCGCGGTACAGGCGCTTGGGCTCGGCAGGGGCGGCGTCGGCAGACGTGGCGCCGGGGCCGAAAGCACCTTCGGGGCCAAAAGGACCCTTGCGGCCAAACGTACCCTCGGGGCCGAAGGGCCCTTTGGTGCCAAACGCACCCTCGGGACCAAACGCGCTGGCGCTGCTGGCGGTGGCGGTTTCTTCCACGTCCTCGGCGTCGAGGTCGTCGGTGGCGAAGTCGCTCACGCGGCCCATCTTGGCCACCATGGCGTTCACGTCGTCGAGGGTGATGACCTGCTGCATGGGCGAGAGGCGCACCGAAAACAGCTCGGCAATGCGGCCCTCGATGTCGGTCACGATGTCTTCGTGGCCGCGGTAGTTGGCGAAGTGCGCCTTCACCTCGGCCAGGTAGCGGCTGAGCACCTCAAAACCGTCTTCCTCGATGTGGAAGATGATGCCTTGCAGGTTGATGCTGATGTTCTTTTTCATGATAAATGGCTGAAAAACGGCCGTTTAATGCGGTGAGTGGGGAAGGAAAAAGAAGGTTGAAATCAGGCGGCGGGCTTGGAGGGGGCGCTGTGCCGGATGATGCCGACCGAGGTGGCCATTTCCTCCCAGGTGTCGCGCAGCTCGTCGAGGAACTGGCGGCCGGTGTCGGTTAGGGTGTAGTATTTGCGGGGCGGGCCGCTGGTGCTTTCCTTCCACACATAGTCCAGAAGGGCGGCGTTTTTGAGGCGGGTGAGCAGCGGGTAGAGCGTGCCCTCCACCACTATCATGCGGGCCGAAGTCAGCTCCTCCAGCATGTCGGAGGCGTAGGCTTCGCCGCGGGCGATGATTTCCAGGATGCAGAACTCAAGGATGCCCTTGCGCATCTGAACCTGGGTGTTCTCGAGTTTCATGGGCGTTGCGAATTACTAGTGGGTGAGAAACAGTACAAATGTATGGTAGGTACTTTGTAACGCAAGGTACTGGATGAATAATTCACTACTTGCCCGAATAATATTTTATTAGTGACTGATTGTCAGCAATAAAATTTTTGTTAAATTTTGATGTCGCCATGTTTGCGGCGCTGCCAATAAGCCAAAGTCTTGGGCAAAACCAGCAGGGGAGAAGCCGGGCACCGGCGCTGCGCGGGGGCCAGCCATGGCCTGCGGCGCGCCTTATAGCGGCCCGGCCGGCGCGAACGGCGTATTGGCCCGAAATTCGCGGGCCCTGACGCACTATAATGGAGTAACTTGCGTTGCCACGGCGCCAAACCTTCACTTACCTTCTTATATGTCCCAACTTTCCTCTGCCGCCCGCGGGCTGCTGGCACTCGGAGCTTCGGTGGCGCTGGCGCTGCCCGCCGCCGCCCAAACCAAAACGCCCAAGTACAGCAACGAATTTCTCAACCTGGGCGTGGGGGCCCGCGCCCTGGGCATGGGCAAAGTGCAGGTGAGCCTGGCCAACGACGCCACTGCCGGCTACTGGAACCCCGCCGGCCTCACCAACCAAACCCACAAGTACGACGGCGTGCTGATGCACTCCGAGCTGTTTTCGGGCATCGTGAAGAACGATTACGCGGCCTTCTCCATGCCGCTCGACAGCAAAAGCGCCATCGGCGTGAGCGTGATGCGCCTGGGCGTCGACAACATTGCCGATACCCGCGCCCTGCTTGACGAGTACGGCGGCATCAACTACGACAGAATCACCTATTTCTCGGTGGCCGACTACGCCCTGCTGCTTTCCTACGCCCGCAAGATTGAGAAGGTGGAGGGTTTGAGCGTGGGAGCCAATGCTAAAGTCATTTACCGCAACATCGGCAGCTTTGCCAACGGCTACGGCTTCGGCATCGATGCCGGCGTGCAGTACAACCACAAGGGCTGGAACCTGGGTTTGATGGCGCGCGACATCACCACTACCTTCACGCAGTGGAGCATCAACGCCGCCGAGTACCAGAAGGGCATCAACAACACAACGGCCAACGGCGTGGATGCCATTCCGACCAATAGCGCCGAAATCACGCTGCCGCGCTTCGTGCTGGGCGTGGGCCGCCGCGTAGAACTGCCCAAGCAGTTTTCGGCCCTGCTGGCCGCTGATTTGGAAACCACCACCGACGGCAACCGCGGCACCCTGATTTCGAGTAGCACCGTGAGCGTGGACCCGCGCGCGGGCCTGGAGCTGGGTTACAAAAACCTGGTGTATTTGCGCGGCGGCGTGGGCAACTACCAGAAAATCCAAAGCTTCACCAAAAACGCGGGCGGCGGCTACGACAGCGACTGGAAAGGCCAGTACAGCCTTGGGGCGGGGGCGGCCATCAGCGGCCTGCGCGTCGATTTGGCGCTCTCGCGCCTCGCCGTGGAGAAGCTGGGCAGCACGTCGCAAACCAACTCGCTGATTGTATCGCTGGGCTACGGCTTCAAATAAGCCGGCCCGGGGCTACCAACGCACGGGTTTCGCGTACACGCGCCGTAACTATAAATTCTCTGTCAATTGAATATTATTATGAGTAAAAATTACTTGCAGTCGTTGCAGCAGCTAGCTTTGGCGCTGCTGGTGCTGTGCCTGGGGCTGGGCTGGGGCCCGGCGCGGGCCCAGTCGGGGCCGGTGGGCAATGAATGGATTGTGCGGGGCCAGACCTACTACAAAATCAAAATTGTCAAGGACGGCCTCTACAAGCTCGATTACCAGTACCTGACGCAGGCCGGCATTTCGGGTGTGGCCCCCAACCAGCTGCAAATCTGGCGGCGCGGCAAAGAGGTGGCCACCTACGTGGGCGGCAACCCGACCACCCTGGACCCCACCTCGTTCATTGAGTTCTACGCCCTGCGCAACGACGGCCGCCTCGACACCGAGCTGTATAAGCAGGCCGCGGACCAAACCCACCCTTACTACAGCTTCTACACCGACACGGCCAGCTACTTCCTTACTTGGACGCCCGGCACCACGGCCCGGCACATGGCGCAGCCCGTGGCTGCCGGCGGCACGGTGCACCCGCACCGCTTGCACACCCAGCTGAATGTTAAAACGGAGCGCTACATTGAAACGCCTAAGAATCCGGGGGATTATTTGCCCTGGATAGAGTCAGGCGAAGGCTTTTTCGGGACCGGAACTCAGAGGCCCAACGCCGATTCGCTGGTGCGGGCGGTGGCTACCACCGGGCCCAATCCGACGGTAGAGGTGTGCTTATTCGCCCCGGGCGATGTGACCAATGGTGGAATCCCCTTCCCCCATGCGGTTGAAATCTTGGTGAAGGTGGGGGGAGGTGCCGAACGGACCTTGGGCGTGATGCGCTGGTCCGGGCGCCGCCGGTACCGGCAGACCTTCACCCTGCAACGCTCCGATGTCGTCAACGGAATTGTGGGGATATACCACCACTTGGATGCGTCGGCCGTGGCCGGCGACAACTATTACATGGGCTATATCCGCTACGTGGTGCCCCAGGCCAACCGGTGGTTTCGCAACCGGCACAGCGTGACCTTCCAAAACGATTCGACCCTGGCCGGACCGGCCACTTATGAGTTTGAAACGGATTCGATTCCGGCCACGGCGGTGGGCTTCGACGTGCACGACCTCTACAACGTGCAGCGGGTGGTGAGCACCACCACTGGCACCCGGCGGCGCTTCGTGTTTCCCAACGCCAACACCAGCGCCACGCATACCCTGCTGCTGGCCGAGGAAAGCGCGGCTGCGCGGCCCCCGCTGCCGCCCCAGCGGATAAACTTCCGCGTCATCGACGCGGCCCAGCCCAACTTCATCATCATCACCCACCGGCAATTGATGCGGCCGGGCCCGGGCACGCAGAACGCGGCCCTGTCCTACGCCTCTTACCGCGCCAACCCCCGCACGGCCGGCCTGACGCGCTACGACACGCTCATGGTGACCTCGCACCAGCTCTACGACCAGTTCACCTACGGCGACCGGTCGTGGCTGGCCCTGCGCCACTTCGCGCGCTGGATTTCGGCGGCCAACACCCCAGGCCGCTCCCGTTACCTGTTGTTGCTGGGCAAAGGCCTGCAGCCCTCCGCGGGCGGAACGTCGGGTACCATCCACAACCCGGCGCTGCTGCCGCGGGTGCTGGGCGAGCAAGGGCTGGATTTGGTGCCCACTTCTTCCCGGTCGGTGTCGGACAACATGCTGACGGCCGACTACGCCAACAACAATTTCACGGCCCAGCTCATCACGGGCCGCCTCACGGCCACCACCCCGACCCAGGTCATGAACTATCTGGAAAAGCTGGGGGATTACGAGCGGGCCGGCGACCAACCCTGGCGCAAAAACGTGTTGCACCTGGCAGGCGGAACTCAGCCGCGAGAGTTTACGGATTTCCGTGACTACTTGAACAAATACAAGACGTACGTGGAGCAGCCTTTGTTTGGCGGCAGAGTGGTAGACCTAATTGAGCGGACCACTGTGAACGTTGTGGGCAGCCCTTCGCTGCTGGTGCCGGCTGACATTTCCTCCTATCTCACCACGGGGCTGGGACTGATTAGCTACTTTGGGCACGGCTCGCCCACCGCGTTCAGCCTGGAGTTCGGCACGCCCGATTCGAACCCCAACTACAACAACCCGGGCAAGTACCCGGTCATCATGATTGATGGCTGCGCCTCGGCTAATTTGTTTCAGGGAAATTTCCCCACGTATTTCGAAAGCTGGCTTTTTTCGGCCCGCAAAGGCGCAATCGGGTGCATGGGCACTACGGGTGAAGGGTACGATGGCTACCTCGACATTTCCAAAGACCAGCTCACCCGTCTGCTTTTCAACGACCCTGCTTGGTACGGGAAAGCCGTTCCGGCTGTGTACAACGAAACTGTGCGCCGCCTGCAAGGCCCCGGCGGAACATTCTTAGCCAGCGACCCTATAGCGGTGGAGCAGATGCTGAGCACCATGTGGCACGGCGACCCGGCCGTGTCGCTGTACGCGCCGCCGTTGCCGGACTTGCAGGTGAGCAACGCCACGCTGTCCATCCGGCCGGTGGCGCCGGCCCTCACCGTCACGGCGGCGTCCCCCGCTTTTTCATTGATGATTGGGGTGAGCAACCCGCTCAAAGTCACGACGGACTCGGTCGAAATCCGGGTGACGCGGAAGATAAGCGGTAATACCATCAGCACCACCACCCGCACCTTCCCGCAAGCGCCGCAGGGCAGTGCTACTTACGACTTCCGCCTGACCAACCCCACGGCGACCAACGTATTCGGTGTGAATACTTTCGAGGTAGAAATCGACTACCGCAACCGCGTGACGGAGACGAGCGAGACCAACAACACCGCCCAAATCAGCTACACGTTCCTGCGCGGCGGCGTCACCACCCTCAACCCGGTGGAATTCGCTATTGTGGGCAACAACCGGCCCCGCCTGGTGGCCCAAACCAACGACCCGCTGGGCGCCTCCCGCGGCTACGAGTTCGAAGCCGACACCAGTGCTTCCTTCAACAGCGGCCCCGGCACCAAGCAAGTATCGGGTACGGTGACGGCCACGCTCACGCCCAGCTGGCGCCCCACGCTGCCCAACGTAGCCGGGCGCGACAGCGTGGTGTGGTACTGGCGCGTGCGTTTCCAGACGCCGGCCGGCGACGAAGACGCTAACTGGGTGGTAAGCTCCTTCCGCATCATTCAGGGCCGCACGGCGGGCGGATGGTCGCAAAGTCACTTTGCCCAGTTCCGGCGCGACCAGCGCCAGGGAGTGGAAGTGGCCCCCTCCGGCCGTTGGGATTTCAGCACGCAAAACCAGCCGTTGGTGCTGCGCACGCGTGGCGGCGGCCTGCCAGGCGCGGCGCCCACTTTCTCGAACACCGGCTTCGGCATTCTGACCAACGTGCTCACCCCGCCGCTGGTGTCCAACTGCGGCATTGCCGCCCCCAACCTGCTCATTGCCGTGTACGACCAGCGCACGCTGCAGCCCGTGAGCGGACTGCCGGCACCGGCCACCTGCGGCCAGTCGCCGCAAGGGTTCTACACGTTCGGGGCCAACCCGGTGACCAGCGCGGCCGACACGCTCAACACCTTGAACAGCAGCACTGCCCGCCAGGCACAGCTGGCCACCTTCCTGGCCGCTGTGCCCGATGGGGCCTATGTGGCCGTGGTGAGCATGAACCGCCTGCGCTGGCCCAGCCTGACCACCGTGCGCACGGCGTTCAGCACCCTGCTGGGCTCGCAGCTAGTGAACCAGCTGCAGAACGGCGACCCCTTTGCCCTGCTGGCGCAGAAGCGCACCAACGGCGGCCGCCTCATCCGTGAAACGGGCCCCAGCACCGCCACCGGCGCCGCGCCGCGCTACAGCCAGGCCATCAGCCTCACCGATACGCTGCGCACGCCCACCACGCGGGGCACCATCACGTCGGTGCGCATCGGCCCGGCCCAAAGCTGGCAAAACCTCTACCATTGGATTCAGCGCGGGCCGAATGCCACGAGCAGCTACACGCTCAAAGTGATTGGCATCGACACGCTCAACCGCAGCACTGTGCTGGAAAGCAACGTGCCGGCCGGTTCGCCCAGCCGGGGTGGTCTTTCGCTAAGCCGGTACTCAGCCGCCCAGTATCCCTACATGCAGCTGGAGCTGACCATGCAGGACAGCGTGAACCGCAATGCGCCGCAGCTTAAGGAGTGGTTCATTACGTACCAGGGCGTCCCGGAAGGCGTGGTGCGCCGCGATTTGGCGACGCCCAGCAATGCATATGACCCTGCCACGCTCACCGCGCAGGCCGGCGGCAATGGCGCGCTGACCTTCCCGGTGGTGTTTGAGAACGTGAGCCCCTTCGATTTTGGCACGCCGCTGCGGGCCAAAGTAGAGCTGCGAAACCAGGATACCGGCGTCTCACTGCCGCCCGTGTACGTGACGGCGCCGCGCCAACTCAAGGGCGACTCGACCATTCGCATTCCGGTGACTTTTCCCATGACGGGCCGGTTTGGCAACTTCGTTACCAAGGTGACCGTGAACCCCACGCCGCGCCCCCTGCCCGAGGTCAACCTGTTCAACAACGAACTGAACCTGGCGGCCTTTGGGGTGATTGACAACAACGTGCCGCCCACGCTGGACGTGGCCATCGACGGCCGCCACATCCTCAACGGCGAGTTGGTGTCGTCGCGGCCGGTCATCCAGATTCAACTGAACGACGAAGACAAGCTGCGCCACATCACCGACCGCTCGGCCTTCACGGTCTCGTTGCTGCGCCCCGGGCAGGTGGGCCTGCCCACCCCCGTTGACCTGAACGGCAGCAATGTGGATTTTTCGGTAGATGCAACCAAGGGCAGCGTGGCCAAGCTCACCTTCGAGCCCGGCAAGGCCGCCCCGCTCACCGATGGCATGTACACGCTGCGCGTGCAGGGCCGCGACCCCAGCAACTCCGCCGCGGGCTCGCAGGATTTCCAAGTGAAGTTCGAGGTGGTGAGTACTTCGCAGATTTCCAACGTGTACCCGTATCCGAACCCTGTGGTGGGCAAGGCGCGCTTTATCTTCACGCTGACCGGCGACCAGTTGCCCAACAACATGAAAATCCAGATTATGAGCCTCACCGGCCGGGTGGTGCGCGAGATTTTCATGAGCGAGCTGGGCCCGCTGCACATCGGCAACAACATCTCGGAGTACGCCTGGGACGGCACCGATACCTACGGCGACCGCCTCGCCAACGGTACCTATCTCTATCGCGTGGCCCTCGACGACCCGAATGGCCAGTTCAAGCACCGCGCCACCACCGGCGATAAAGCCTTTAAAAACGACTGGGGCAAGCTGGTGCTCATGCGGTAAAATGGTAAATGAATAAATGAGTAAGGGGGACGTTCGACGGCAAGCAGCCATTGAACGTCCCCCTTACTCATTTATTCATTTACCATTTTACCGCCGCCGCAGCGTTACGAAGCTGAAGGCGTAGGCGTGTTGCTCGTCGGGTTCGTGGCGCTCGCGGGTCTCTTCGCGCCACTCGGTGGGGCTGAGCGTGGGAAAAAAGGCGTCTCCCTCAAAGCTATGGTGCACTTCGGTGAGGTAGATGACGTCGGCGGCGGGCATGGCCTCTTTGTAGATTTCGCCGCCGCCAATGACGCACACTTCCTCGTCCAGCTCGCGGGCCCGGTCTAGGGCGGCCAGTACCGAGGCCGCGGTTTCGCAGCCGGGGGCCGACCAGCCGGCCTGGCGCGTTATCACGATGTTGGGCCGCTTGGGCAGGGCCTTACCCAGGCTATCGAAGGTGCGCCGGCCCATCACCACCGGGTGGCCCAGAGTAAGGCGTTTGAAATGCTGCAAATCGGCAGGCAAGCGGCCCCAGGGCAGTTCGCCCTTCGCGCCAATCACGCCGTTTTCAGCCACGGCGACAACGAATGAAACCATTGGGTTTTCTACGTAAAAATTGAGAAGTACACTGTTAAAAAGAACGGTCATGCTGAGCGCAGCCGAAGGTCTCTCTACTCTGCATGAGTAAGTCAATTGCTATTGCGGTAGAGAGACCTTCGGCTGCGCTCAGCATGACCGTTCTTATATGATTATGCTACTTACGCCGGTAGCTTGAAGCCGCGCAGCAACTCGGCCACCGGCATCCGCTTTTTGCCTTCCAACTGCACGTCCAGCAAGTCCAGCCACGCGTCGGCGGCGGCCACGCGCAGGTAGTGGCGGCCGTCTGAAGCCCAGGTGCCCGGCGCACCAAGTGGCTGCCCGGCCGCGTCGGCAGTAAGGGCCTGGGCACGGAAAATTTTCAACAGGCGGCCGTCGGGCAGCGCAGCGAAGGCCGTGGGAATGGGGGAGAGGCCCCGCACCCAGTTCACCAACTCAGCGGCGGGCTTGCTGAAATCGAGCCGGCCGGTTTCCTTTTGCAGCTTGGGGGCCGGGCGGAGGTCGGGGCGCTGCTCCTGCGGGGTGCTGGGCGCGGTGCCGGCCGCAATGGCTTCGACGGAGCGGCGGGCCAAGCCGGCGCCCACGGTTTTGAGCTTGTCGTAGAGGCTGCCGAAATCGTCGTCGGGCGCGATGGGCACACGCTGCTGCAAAATCAGGTCGCCGGTGTCGATTTCGTGGCGCAGGAAAAACGAGGTAACACCCGTTTCCTGGTCGCCGTGCATCAGAGCCCAGTTGATGGGGGCCGCGCCGCGGTACTGCGGCAGCAGCGAGGCGTGGATGTTGATGGAGCCCAGGCGCGGCATGTTCCAAACGGCCTCGGGCAACATGCGGAAGGCCACCACTACCTGCAAATCGGCCCCGTAGCGTTGAAGCTCGGCCTGAAACTCGGGCGATTTCAGGTTGGTGGGCTGGAGCACGGGCAGGCCGTGGGCTTCGGCGGCCTGCTTCACGGCCGAAGCCTGCAGCTGGCGGCCGCGCCCGGCGGGCCGGTCGGGCGCCGTGACGACGGCTACCACTTGGCCGCCGGGCCAGGCCAGCAGGCTTTCGAGGGTGGGCACGGCAAAATCGGGCGTGCCCATGAAGATGATGTTCAGCATGAAATAGTGCTTGGTTGTTGGTGCATGGTGCTTGGTAGTATTATATGCGCTTAGTGCCAGGCACCATGCACCAACAACCAAGCACCAAAAAATTACCGCTCCGGATACAGCAAATACTTCTTGCGCAGCGCCTTGAACTTCAGGAGACCGGGCTGCCAGGAGGCGCGAATTTCGGCCTCCGACTTCCCTGCCATAACCTGCTCGCGCAAGGTCTTGGTACCAGACAGCTCTTCGAAGTACTTGCCGAAGAAGTGCGCCTTGTCGGTGCTCTGCTGGTAGAAGTCGAGCAGGTATTTTAGCACCAGGCCGCCGCCTTCGCGGGTGGGTGCGTCGGCTAAGTTCAGGCCGTAGCAGAGCTGCCCCTTCATGGGCGGCGTGGGCGAACCCGCATTGGGCGCGGGCGTGAAGGAGTAGGGCCGCGTGGCGGGCTGCGCGGGGCTGCCAATCACCTCAAAGGGCGTGGCCGTACCGCGGCCTACGCTCACGTTGGTGCCTTCAAACAGGCAGATGCTGGGGTACAGCGCCACGGCGTGGTCGGTGGGCAGGTTGGGGGAGGGGCGCACGGGCAGGTGGTAGGCCGTGGCGTGGGTGTAGCCACGGGCCACGGGCACCACCGTGAGCTGGCAGCGCAGGCCGCCGGTCAGCCATTTTTCGCCGTTTATCATCTGGGCCAGCTCGCCTACGGTGAGGCCGTGGGCAATGGGCAGCGGGTCGAGGCCGACGAAGGATTTGTGCGCGGGCTCCAGCATGGGGCCGTCCACGAGGTCGCCGTTGGGGTTGGGGCGGTCGAGCACGACGACGGGCTTTTTCAGCTCGGCGGCGGCCTCCATCACGTAGTGTAGGGTGCTGATGAACGTGTAGAAGCGTGCGCCCACGTCCTGAATATCAAACACCAGCACATCGACATCGGCCAGCATCTCGGGCGTGGGCTTTTTGGTTTTGCCGTACACCGAGCGCACCGGGGCGCCGCTGCGGGCGTCGCGCCCGTCCTTGATGGTAGCCCCGTCGGCCTCCTCGCCCCGGAAGCCGTGCTCGGGCGCGAAAATGGCCGTGATGTTTACCCCGCGCGCTTTCAGGGTATCAACCAGGTAGGTGGCGCCCACGCGGGACGTTTGGTTCACCACCAGGCCCACGCGCTTGCCTTTGAGCTGCGGCAGGTATTTTTCCAGCTGCTCGGCCCCGACGACGGTGCCCGTGGGGGCGGTAGCGGCTGGGGGCGCGGCGGCTGGCGGCGTACCACTCGTGGCCGGGGGCGTGGTGGCGCAGGCCGGCAGGGCCAGCAGGCACGAGAGAACAAATTTTGCGGGTAAGCCTACCATAAAGTCAGCGAAAAAGACTGGGAAAAAGAAGCGTAAAACGACCAGGCTCCGTAATGCGAACGAGAAACGTGGCCGGTACCCGTTCAAAACGTAGCTTTACGGTCGAATAATGAATGTCGCCCGCTACATTTCGCACAAGATTGACGGGGGAGCCGATTCCGGCTCCTTCACTTCGTCGGTCACAAAAATAGCCATCATCAGCATTGCCATGGGCTTGGCGGTGATGGTAGTGTCGTTTGCCATTCTGCAGGGCTTCCGCAACGAGATTCAAAATAAAATATTCTCGTTTGGCGCGCACATGCAGATTTCGCGCTACGACACCAACAACTCGCTCGAAGTGGCACCCATTGCCGGGCCGCGGCTGGTGCAGGAGCTGCACCAGTTTCCGGAGGTGAAATCGACGCAGCCCTACGCCGTGAAAACGGCCATCATCAAAACCAAGGAAGAGGTGCTGGGCGTGGTGCTCAAAGGCATTGCCGAAACCGACGGCCTCTCGCCCATGCGCCAAAACCTGGTGGCCGGTAAGTTCCTCAGCTTCCCCGACACGACGGCCAGCGAAGACGTGCTGATTTCGCGCAAGGTGGCGGACAAGCTGCGCCTAGCCGTGGGCGACAAAGCCCTGTTCTACTTCATTCAGAATCCGCCTCGCATCCGTCAGTTTCGCGTCAGCGGCATCTATTCCACGGGCCTGGATGAGTTTGACGAAGTGTACGTCATCGGCGACATTCGCCAGATTCGCGCGCTGAACTCGCCGGCCTGGCCCGACTCGCTGGTGGGCGGCATGGAGGTAGTGCTCAAGGACTTCAACACCCTGGATAAGACCGAGGAAAAGTTTCTGGAGAGCCTGCCCTACGACCTGAAAATCGACAAAATCACCGACCAGTACGCCCAGCTGTTCGACTGGTTGCAGCTGCTCAACCGCAACGTCATCATCTTTCTGCTGCTCATCATCTTCGTGGCCACGTTCAACATGGTGGCCACGATATTTATCATGATTCTGGAGCGAACCAACATGATTGGCGTCCTCAAAGCCCTGGGAGCAACCGACACCCAGATTCGGCGCATGTTTTTCTTCCGGGGTCTTTCGCTCACGGTGCGGGGCATGCTCATCGGCAACATCATTGCCGTAGGTTTTTGCGCCATCCAGTATTTCTTCCACGTCATCCCGCTCGACCCCGAAAACTACTACATGGACCGGGTGCCCATTTCCTGGGACCCCCGGATGTTGATTATTCTCAACGTGGCCACCTTCGTCGCCTCGCTGCTCGCCGTGCTCATTCCCACGTATCTGATTTCGCGGATTAAGCCGGTGGTGGCCATTAAATTCGACTGACCACGGATTCGCTCGGATTTTTCAGATTCCACGGATTTTGTGGACGGCGTGAACCGCACAGAGATGGTAATTAATCGAACGCAAAAAGGCCGCTCATCGAGCGGCCTTTTCTGTTAAGAATAGCGGCAGATAATCGTCCACAAAATCCGTGGAATCCGAAAAATCCGAGCGAATCCGTGGTCAGGTTTAGACATACCGGCACTGCAGCACCAGATTTGGGTCGGGGCACAGGGCTGCCCACGTTTCCCGCTCGCTGGGGCGGGCCACGCCGGGGAAGTCACCCACGTGGCCCCGCAGGTCGGCCATGAGCTGAAAGTGAAGGTGAGGTGGCCAGTCGCCGTTTTCGGGGAAGGGGCCCACGGTGGCGAAGGCTTCGCCTTGGGCGATGGCCTGACCCGTGCGCAACACCCGCCACTCGGCGCGGCTCAGGTGACCGTAGAGGCTGTAGAAAACGGTTCCTTCCAGTTCGTGCTGCAGGATGACGGTGGGGCCGTAGTCGCCGAAGTTGTCGTTATCGGCCAGGCTGTGCACGGTGGCGGGCAGGGGCGCCAGCACGGGCGTGCCGGCGGGCAGCCACACGTCCACGCCCAGGTGCAGGGAGCGGGGCTCGTCGGCGGCGATGAGGCCGAAATGGGGGCTGCGGCGGTAGATGACGCGGTTTTCGAGGTAGCCGCCAATGCCAATGCTGGCGTTTTGCAGGGCCAGCTCGGCTTCGACCAACTGCTCGAAAGCGGCGGTGTCGCGCAGGTCGGCGGAAGCCAGGCGCGGGTTGTGGGCGGTGAAGTCGAGGCGGGCCACGTGGGGGCCGTTGAGGTCGACGGGCAGGACGGGACCGAAGGTGGCCTGATGACGCAGCAGGAGGGAGGAAAGCACCGGAAAAGCGAGAAGAAGAGGTGAAGTAGCAGCCAAAGCCGCAAGTTACCTTTGCGGCACAAGCTACGGCCGGCTTGTTACCCGACGGCCGTTTTTTCGTACCATCCGAGACCATGCCGGGAAGAGGGAACACCCTGTTTCCGGCGGCCTCGTTTTTTATATCAGTTGCGCCCCGCATGTACCAAACCCTCACCGTTGTTGCCCTCACCCAGGAAACCGCTGATTCCGTCACCATTCACCTGGAGCGGCCCGACCGCCAGCCCATTGCCAGCCGCCCCGGCCAGTTCCTCACCCTCATTTTACCCTGCGGCCCCGGCGGCAAAAAAGAGCGCCGCGCCTACTCGCTCAGCAGCACGCCGCAGGAAGCGCCGCGCTTGTCCGTGACGGTGAAGCGCGTGCCGGGCGGGCTGGTCAGCAATTACCTGCTTGATACCGTGCGTGTGGGCCAGCAGATGGAGGTGATGGAGCCGCTGGGCAACTTCACCCTCAGCCCCAGCCCCAAGGCCGCGCGGTCGTTGGTGCTCATTGGGGCGGGCTCGGGCATCACACCGCTCATGTCCATGCTCAAAGCCGTAGTGCAAGCCGAGCCTCAGAGCCACGTGCTACTGATTTACGGCAACCGCAACGAGGAATCGGTGATATTCCAGAAGCAGCTGGCCGAGCTGGAAGCCCGCTCGAACGGCCACCTGCAGGTGGAGCACGTGTACAGCCAGCCCCTGCAGC
Proteins encoded in this region:
- a CDS encoding putative type IX sorting system protein PorV2, whose product is MSQLSSAARGLLALGASVALALPAAAQTKTPKYSNEFLNLGVGARALGMGKVQVSLANDATAGYWNPAGLTNQTHKYDGVLMHSELFSGIVKNDYAAFSMPLDSKSAIGVSVMRLGVDNIADTRALLDEYGGINYDRITYFSVADYALLLSYARKIEKVEGLSVGANAKVIYRNIGSFANGYGFGIDAGVQYNHKGWNLGLMARDITTTFTQWSINAAEYQKGINNTTANGVDAIPTNSAEITLPRFVLGVGRRVELPKQFSALLAADLETTTDGNRGTLISSSTVSVDPRAGLELGYKNLVYLRGGVGNYQKIQSFTKNAGGGYDSDWKGQYSLGAGAAISGLRVDLALSRLAVEKLGSTSQTNSLIVSLGYGFK
- a CDS encoding PadR family transcriptional regulator, which produces MKLENTQVQMRKGILEFCILEIIARGEAYASDMLEELTSARMIVVEGTLYPLLTRLKNAALLDYVWKESTSGPPRKYYTLTDTGRQFLDELRDTWEEMATSVGIIRHSAPSKPAA
- the porU2 gene encoding putative type IX secretion system sortase PorU2; its protein translation is MSKNYLQSLQQLALALLVLCLGLGWGPARAQSGPVGNEWIVRGQTYYKIKIVKDGLYKLDYQYLTQAGISGVAPNQLQIWRRGKEVATYVGGNPTTLDPTSFIEFYALRNDGRLDTELYKQAADQTHPYYSFYTDTASYFLTWTPGTTARHMAQPVAAGGTVHPHRLHTQLNVKTERYIETPKNPGDYLPWIESGEGFFGTGTQRPNADSLVRAVATTGPNPTVEVCLFAPGDVTNGGIPFPHAVEILVKVGGGAERTLGVMRWSGRRRYRQTFTLQRSDVVNGIVGIYHHLDASAVAGDNYYMGYIRYVVPQANRWFRNRHSVTFQNDSTLAGPATYEFETDSIPATAVGFDVHDLYNVQRVVSTTTGTRRRFVFPNANTSATHTLLLAEESAAARPPLPPQRINFRVIDAAQPNFIIITHRQLMRPGPGTQNAALSYASYRANPRTAGLTRYDTLMVTSHQLYDQFTYGDRSWLALRHFARWISAANTPGRSRYLLLLGKGLQPSAGGTSGTIHNPALLPRVLGEQGLDLVPTSSRSVSDNMLTADYANNNFTAQLITGRLTATTPTQVMNYLEKLGDYERAGDQPWRKNVLHLAGGTQPREFTDFRDYLNKYKTYVEQPLFGGRVVDLIERTTVNVVGSPSLLVPADISSYLTTGLGLISYFGHGSPTAFSLEFGTPDSNPNYNNPGKYPVIMIDGCASANLFQGNFPTYFESWLFSARKGAIGCMGTTGEGYDGYLDISKDQLTRLLFNDPAWYGKAVPAVYNETVRRLQGPGGTFLASDPIAVEQMLSTMWHGDPAVSLYAPPLPDLQVSNATLSIRPVAPALTVTAASPAFSLMIGVSNPLKVTTDSVEIRVTRKISGNTISTTTRTFPQAPQGSATYDFRLTNPTATNVFGVNTFEVEIDYRNRVTETSETNNTAQISYTFLRGGVTTLNPVEFAIVGNNRPRLVAQTNDPLGASRGYEFEADTSASFNSGPGTKQVSGTVTATLTPSWRPTLPNVAGRDSVVWYWRVRFQTPAGDEDANWVVSSFRIIQGRTAGGWSQSHFAQFRRDQRQGVEVAPSGRWDFSTQNQPLVLRTRGGGLPGAAPTFSNTGFGILTNVLTPPLVSNCGIAAPNLLIAVYDQRTLQPVSGLPAPATCGQSPQGFYTFGANPVTSAADTLNTLNSSTARQAQLATFLAAVPDGAYVAVVSMNRLRWPSLTTVRTAFSTLLGSQLVNQLQNGDPFALLAQKRTNGGRLIRETGPSTATGAAPRYSQAISLTDTLRTPTTRGTITSVRIGPAQSWQNLYHWIQRGPNATSSYTLKVIGIDTLNRSTVLESNVPAGSPSRGGLSLSRYSAAQYPYMQLELTMQDSVNRNAPQLKEWFITYQGVPEGVVRRDLATPSNAYDPATLTAQAGGNGALTFPVVFENVSPFDFGTPLRAKVELRNQDTGVSLPPVYVTAPRQLKGDSTIRIPVTFPMTGRFGNFVTKVTVNPTPRPLPEVNLFNNELNLAAFGVIDNNVPPTLDVAIDGRHILNGELVSSRPVIQIQLNDEDKLRHITDRSAFTVSLLRPGQVGLPTPVDLNGSNVDFSVDATKGSVAKLTFEPGKAAPLTDGMYTLRVQGRDPSNSAAGSQDFQVKFEVVSTSQISNVYPYPNPVVGKARFIFTLTGDQLPNNMKIQIMSLTGRVVREIFMSELGPLHIGNNISEYAWDGTDTYGDRLANGTYLYRVALDDPNGQFKHRATTGDKAFKNDWGKLVLMR